The following are from one region of the Rosistilla carotiformis genome:
- a CDS encoding carboxypeptidase-like regulatory domain-containing protein translates to MHRERITLSLMVCLVVSLVGCGQDSGPALGKVSGTVTLGGQPLPDAMVSFYPTSGERSAHGMTDAAGHYTLMFTGLKEGAIVGPHSVKVETGVQVGEEEVTPAAKVVQLPAKYNKNTELTAEVEGGSNTFDFDLQ, encoded by the coding sequence ATGCATCGAGAGCGCATTACATTGTCGCTGATGGTTTGCTTGGTCGTCAGTTTGGTCGGGTGCGGCCAAGATAGCGGGCCAGCCTTGGGGAAGGTCAGTGGAACCGTCACACTCGGCGGGCAGCCGTTACCCGACGCCATGGTCAGCTTCTACCCGACCTCGGGCGAGCGATCGGCCCACGGCATGACCGACGCGGCTGGCCACTACACCCTGATGTTCACCGGCCTCAAAGAAGGCGCCATCGTGGGGCCGCATTCTGTCAAAGTTGAGACCGGTGTGCAGGTCGGTGAGGAAGAGGTAACTCCTGCCGCAAAGGTCGTTCAACTGCCCGCCAAGTACAACAAAAACACGGAGCTGACCGCCGAAGTCGAAGGTGGCTCAAACACATTCGACTTTGACTTGCAATAG
- a CDS encoding methyltransferase — MPMRNGADDATVHCIDSNSREVQRVLAGADLNPLTIVTASGSGTRQIDAPGSFDLVLGNPPFYADFRIAELFVATAHKALRSGGRVVLVGKDEEWYTDQMPVLFHSIEIQLSQGHLVASGTQL; from the coding sequence ATGCCGATGCGCAACGGGGCCGATGATGCGACAGTCCATTGCATCGACAGCAACTCCCGCGAGGTGCAGCGCGTGTTGGCCGGAGCCGACTTGAACCCGTTGACCATCGTGACGGCAAGCGGTTCGGGTACCAGGCAGATCGATGCGCCGGGGAGCTTCGATTTGGTCCTCGGCAATCCTCCCTTCTACGCCGATTTTCGGATCGCCGAATTGTTCGTGGCGACCGCGCACAAAGCGCTTCGCTCGGGCGGACGCGTCGTCTTGGTCGGTAAAGATGAAGAATGGTATACCGACCAGATGCCGGTGCTGTTTCACAGCATCGAGATCCAGCTGTCCCAAGGACACCTCGTGGCCAGCGGAACCCAGTTGTAG
- a CDS encoding aminotransferase class I/II-fold pyridoxal phosphate-dependent enzyme, whose product MDARFDWIAKQLKQLDGEGATRQLMPRQSQPGRMVIQSDGIDLVNFGSNDYLGMAAEQSTQRPEHGSMGSGASALVTGFSPVALQLQQRLAEWEATDSCVLFPTGFAANLGTISALAEAGDLILSDAANHASIIDGCRLSKAQRFVYPHNDTSAVAALLETHRRRFARVFIVTDSVFSMDGDFAPLETLCDLADRYDSILIADEAHGTGVFGDSGSGLCEHLGVKHRVPIRIGTLSKAIGAMGGFVVGPQVVTDYLVNRSRSMIFSTALPPALVSAALANVIQIQEEPQRRAQLFELSQRLRDRVASKWRLPPMSTPGQIVPFVVGSNEEAVRASQRLADAGLFVPAIRPPTVPKGTARLRVSLSSSHSDEEIDRLAEALCGLR is encoded by the coding sequence ATGGACGCACGTTTCGACTGGATCGCTAAACAACTGAAGCAGCTCGACGGCGAAGGGGCTACGCGACAGCTGATGCCTCGGCAGTCGCAGCCCGGCCGGATGGTGATCCAATCCGACGGCATCGACCTGGTCAATTTTGGCTCCAACGATTACTTGGGGATGGCGGCGGAGCAATCGACGCAGCGGCCTGAGCATGGATCGATGGGGAGTGGTGCGAGCGCGCTGGTGACCGGGTTTTCTCCCGTTGCGTTGCAGTTGCAGCAACGTCTCGCCGAGTGGGAAGCGACCGATAGCTGCGTTTTATTTCCGACCGGGTTTGCCGCTAATCTGGGGACGATCTCCGCTTTGGCCGAAGCGGGGGATCTGATCCTGAGCGACGCCGCCAACCACGCCAGCATCATCGACGGATGCCGATTGTCGAAGGCGCAGCGATTCGTCTACCCGCACAACGACACGTCGGCCGTCGCCGCGCTATTGGAAACCCATCGGCGGCGATTTGCGCGGGTCTTCATCGTCACCGACAGCGTCTTCAGCATGGATGGCGACTTCGCCCCGCTGGAAACGTTGTGCGATCTGGCCGACCGGTACGATTCAATCTTGATCGCCGACGAAGCGCATGGAACGGGAGTCTTTGGAGATTCGGGAAGCGGATTGTGCGAGCACTTGGGAGTGAAGCATCGGGTGCCGATTCGGATCGGCACGCTCAGCAAAGCGATCGGTGCGATGGGAGGCTTTGTCGTTGGGCCACAGGTCGTCACCGATTATCTGGTGAACCGATCCCGATCGATGATCTTCAGCACGGCCCTCCCTCCGGCGCTCGTTTCGGCGGCGCTTGCCAACGTGATCCAGATTCAAGAGGAACCGCAGCGGCGGGCGCAGCTGTTTGAACTCTCCCAGCGGCTGCGCGATCGCGTCGCCAGCAAGTGGCGGCTGCCCCCGATGTCGACGCCCGGACAGATCGTACCGTTTGTTGTTGGCAGCAACGAGGAAGCGGTGCGGGCCTCGCAGCGGCTGGCCGATGCCGGCCTGTTTGTTCCCGCGATTCGACCCCCGACGGTTCCCAAGGGGACGGCGCGATTGAGGGTGAGTCTGTCGTCGAGCCACAGCGACGAGGAGATCGATCGCTTGGCCGAGGCGTTGTGCGGGCTGCGATGA
- a CDS encoding GNAT family N-acetyltransferase: protein MSVTIREAAVDDAAVIWEFLEPFFADRLLLRRSEEEVQVLSKHGFVAFEADVCVGFAAVEIYSRKLAEIQCLAVAERFRNQGIGHELVGRCAMRARELGVMEVMAISSSERFLQSCGFDYALPDQKKALFYQLRPRE from the coding sequence ATGAGTGTAACCATTCGTGAAGCGGCAGTAGACGATGCTGCGGTGATCTGGGAATTCCTGGAGCCCTTTTTCGCCGATCGGCTGCTGTTGCGGCGCAGCGAGGAAGAGGTCCAAGTGCTCAGCAAACACGGCTTCGTCGCCTTCGAAGCCGACGTCTGTGTCGGTTTTGCCGCGGTCGAAATCTACAGCCGCAAGCTGGCCGAAATTCAGTGCCTGGCCGTTGCCGAAAGGTTTCGCAACCAAGGGATCGGCCACGAATTGGTCGGTCGCTGTGCGATGCGAGCTCGGGAATTGGGGGTGATGGAGGTGATGGCGATCAGTTCGTCGGAACGGTTCCTGCAATCGTGCGGCTTCGATTACGCGTTGCCCGATCAAAAGAAGGCGCTCTTTTATCAGTTGCGTCCGCGCGAGTAA
- a CDS encoding M20 family metallopeptidase translates to MSPVVDLTSDLIRFPSVSHRCNEDVAAFVQQQLDRLQFTTERVSYVDPAGVTKVSLVARRGEGVGGMAYFAHNDVVPADDWQGPGSNDPFDPIIEGGRLYGRGSCDMKGSLAAMLIAAESVTATQQQAPLWIVVTADEETGFGGARNVVDQSQLYREMVEQQPVAVIGEPTSLDIVHAHKGIDGFRLTSRGKAGHSSSRDGVNATLPMISMLQLLKSIHERTQSDPTLQDARFDPPDLSWNIGITGGGTAINVTPAKCQAWGSMRTMPGIDGSELIEQVQAKAAELGITFQRINGCGPMWIDADAPFVREMVELTGTEKPKTVCYGTDAGIFSEFEQMVVCGPGDIAQAHTVDEWIDLQQLDRGVEVYQQVIQRWCCEPHPRRA, encoded by the coding sequence ATGTCGCCCGTCGTCGACCTAACGTCCGATCTGATTCGCTTTCCATCGGTCAGCCACCGCTGCAACGAAGATGTCGCTGCGTTTGTTCAGCAGCAATTGGATCGGTTGCAATTCACCACCGAACGCGTCTCGTACGTCGACCCCGCGGGTGTCACGAAGGTCAGTCTGGTCGCGCGCCGCGGCGAGGGAGTCGGCGGAATGGCCTACTTCGCGCACAACGACGTCGTCCCGGCCGACGACTGGCAGGGCCCCGGCAGCAACGATCCCTTTGATCCAATCATCGAGGGCGGGCGGCTGTACGGCCGCGGCAGTTGCGACATGAAAGGCTCGCTGGCCGCGATGTTGATCGCCGCCGAAAGCGTCACGGCAACACAACAGCAAGCGCCGCTGTGGATCGTCGTCACCGCCGACGAGGAGACGGGTTTTGGCGGCGCGCGGAACGTCGTTGACCAGTCGCAGCTGTATCGCGAAATGGTCGAACAACAACCGGTCGCCGTGATCGGCGAACCGACTTCGCTGGACATCGTCCACGCCCACAAAGGGATCGACGGCTTTCGACTGACCAGCCGTGGCAAGGCGGGGCACAGCAGTTCGCGCGATGGCGTCAACGCCACGCTGCCGATGATCTCGATGCTGCAACTGTTGAAGTCGATCCACGAACGCACTCAAAGCGATCCCACTCTGCAAGACGCCCGCTTCGATCCGCCCGACCTCTCCTGGAACATCGGCATCACCGGCGGTGGGACCGCGATCAACGTGACTCCGGCGAAGTGCCAGGCTTGGGGCAGCATGCGAACCATGCCCGGGATCGACGGCAGCGAATTGATCGAACAAGTGCAGGCCAAAGCCGCGGAACTGGGGATCACATTCCAACGGATCAACGGTTGCGGCCCGATGTGGATCGACGCCGATGCCCCTTTCGTTCGCGAGATGGTTGAATTAACCGGGACGGAAAAACCGAAAACCGTATGTTACGGAACCGATGCGGGCATCTTCAGCGAGTTCGAACAGATGGTCGTCTGCGGGCCTGGCGATATTGCTCAAGCCCATACCGTGGACGAATGGATCGATCTGCAGCAGCTTGATCGTGGCGTGGAAGTCTATCAACAAGTGATTCAGCGTTGGTGTTGCGAACCGCACCCACGTCGAGCGTAA
- a CDS encoding M48 family metallopeptidase: protein MKEINRRQCIHKLLMTGTVAGVAACGCRTAPITGRKQLLIYPEGKEMSLGSEAYGEVTKETPLSENPQYTALVQRVGQRIAAVAGRSDFEWEFKTLQSEEQNAFCLPGGKVAVYEGILPICQNEAGLAVVMGHEIAHALARHGGERMSQNAAVQGVQTAASYILQNQEETKKEMIFKAYGMATEYGVLLPFSRKHESEADEIGITLMANAGYDPAEAPKFWTRFGAAGTGEKQPEFLSTHPSDERRSQDLEALLPAARTLYEQAAERIGLGEAIS, encoded by the coding sequence ATGAAAGAAATCAATCGCCGCCAGTGCATCCATAAGCTGCTGATGACAGGCACGGTGGCCGGAGTCGCTGCGTGCGGCTGTCGCACCGCGCCGATCACCGGTCGCAAACAATTGCTGATCTATCCCGAAGGGAAAGAAATGTCGTTGGGCTCCGAGGCGTATGGCGAAGTCACCAAAGAAACGCCACTGAGCGAAAACCCGCAATACACCGCGTTGGTCCAACGCGTCGGCCAGCGGATCGCGGCGGTCGCTGGCCGCAGCGATTTCGAGTGGGAATTCAAGACGCTGCAGAGCGAAGAGCAGAACGCGTTCTGTCTGCCCGGTGGCAAAGTCGCCGTTTACGAAGGGATTCTGCCGATCTGCCAGAATGAAGCGGGCTTGGCTGTGGTGATGGGGCACGAGATCGCCCACGCGTTGGCACGGCACGGCGGCGAACGGATGAGCCAAAATGCCGCGGTACAGGGCGTTCAGACAGCGGCCAGCTACATCCTTCAGAATCAGGAAGAGACGAAAAAGGAGATGATCTTCAAAGCCTACGGGATGGCGACCGAATATGGCGTGCTGCTTCCTTTCAGCCGCAAACACGAATCCGAAGCCGACGAGATCGGGATCACTCTGATGGCCAATGCCGGTTACGATCCTGCGGAGGCTCCCAAATTCTGGACCCGCTTTGGCGCCGCCGGTACGGGGGAGAAGCAACCCGAGTTCCTATCGACCCACCCATCGGATGAACGCCGGTCCCAAGATCTCGAAGCCCTACTGCCCGCTGCGCGGACTTTATATGAACAAGCGGCAGAGCGTATCGGTCTGGGCGAAGCGATCTCCTGA
- a CDS encoding serine/threonine-protein kinase, which yields MADERDPSVEASEATPIRQNHTTEHGYVTAHDPCVDRTLLLPGMQVDRFVIQREVGRGGFGIVYKALDPNLGRHVAVKVPRADFMTGQTDRLYREAKIVAALDHEGIVKVYEAGTDGELSYIVSQLCDGPDLRTWLLDPTNRLSCVGAAELIAQLADALSYAHRHGVLHRDIKPGNVLLFPVASPQAESPSRNLPFQPRLTDFGLASMQSSDWSVTRTSVVLGTPLYMAPECLTASEELPSVSADIYSLGAVLYELLIGKPPIEGAHFGQLLHRLTTEDPELPHQLDERVPVDLSIICSKCLQKDIDDRYDTVGQLRDDLRRFLEGQPILARVPTLRDKFFKWCHQSQRIRFAGVYTCWLHTALIVWLIQQNTVLATMDVVSHDLLVKNATEAVSVSILLHAPKAWLGFRLARGSRWPFWPSALSCFIVLAAFMYAAFSQQGLFDFNFPSPPTKVAVYGLLITAAGVELLSYLVAIPAFLRRREPVR from the coding sequence TTGGCTGACGAACGAGATCCTAGCGTCGAGGCGTCCGAAGCGACTCCGATTCGCCAAAACCATACGACCGAACACGGGTACGTCACCGCGCACGATCCATGTGTCGATCGCACGTTGTTGTTGCCCGGCATGCAGGTCGATCGCTTTGTGATTCAGCGGGAGGTTGGTCGCGGCGGATTTGGCATCGTCTACAAAGCGTTGGATCCCAATCTGGGAAGGCACGTCGCCGTCAAAGTTCCCCGAGCGGACTTTATGACGGGCCAAACCGATCGGCTGTATCGGGAAGCGAAGATCGTCGCGGCATTGGATCACGAAGGGATCGTGAAAGTCTACGAAGCGGGGACCGATGGTGAACTCTCCTATATCGTCTCCCAGTTGTGTGATGGCCCTGATCTCCGCACTTGGCTGCTCGATCCAACCAATCGCTTGTCGTGCGTTGGGGCTGCCGAACTGATCGCCCAACTGGCCGATGCATTGAGCTACGCGCATCGGCATGGTGTCCTGCATCGCGACATCAAACCGGGCAACGTGCTTCTTTTTCCCGTCGCTTCGCCCCAAGCGGAATCCCCCTCTCGAAACCTACCGTTCCAGCCTCGGTTGACCGACTTTGGATTAGCGTCGATGCAATCGAGCGATTGGTCGGTCACCCGCACCAGCGTCGTCTTGGGAACTCCACTCTACATGGCTCCCGAATGCCTTACCGCCAGCGAGGAATTGCCCTCGGTATCAGCCGACATCTACAGCTTGGGCGCGGTGCTGTACGAACTTCTGATTGGAAAGCCGCCAATCGAAGGAGCCCATTTTGGGCAATTGTTGCACCGGTTGACGACCGAGGATCCTGAGTTGCCACATCAGTTGGATGAACGTGTCCCTGTCGATCTTTCGATCATTTGCAGCAAGTGCCTGCAAAAGGATATCGACGACCGCTACGACACTGTCGGCCAATTGCGAGACGATCTAAGACGTTTTCTCGAAGGGCAACCGATTTTAGCTCGTGTCCCCACGCTTCGGGATAAGTTTTTCAAATGGTGCCATCAATCCCAGCGGATCCGTTTTGCTGGCGTCTACACATGTTGGCTGCATACGGCGTTGATCGTTTGGTTGATCCAGCAAAACACGGTGCTCGCGACCATGGACGTGGTATCCCATGACCTGCTGGTCAAAAATGCCACCGAAGCGGTCTCGGTCTCCATCCTGCTTCATGCCCCCAAGGCTTGGCTTGGCTTCCGATTGGCCCGAGGCAGTCGTTGGCCGTTTTGGCCTTCTGCACTTTCCTGCTTCATCGTGTTGGCCGCTTTTATGTACGCAGCGTTTTCACAGCAGGGACTTTTTGATTTCAACTTCCCCTCGCCACCAACGAAAGTCGCCGTTTACGGGCTGTTGATCACCGCAGCGGGGGTGGAGTTGCTCAGCTACCTCGTGGCAATCCCCGCATTTTTGCGACGCCGAGAGCCCGTCAGGTGA
- a CDS encoding PVC-type heme-binding CxxCH protein, whose translation MFLRRCMLAIGIVCLAIGTRVAADNRPNVIFILTDNHGAWTLGCYGNQEIKTPHLDKMAAEGVRFDNAFAVNPVCSPNRATLLTGLIPSQHGVHSYLHGGRWQTGPEARNTIAPFLSVPAVLKESGYACGLVGKWHLGGNMSPQSGLDDYWITKPVGGSGTFYGDQVIENGKQRSEPQYTTDLWTDHAVKFIRQQAAVEKPFFLYLAYNGPYALSNLLLREGKNRHVEAYRGKNFDSFPDGKPHPWQYNNKDFQNNPVSISRVATEVSGVDDGVGEIMQTLAELGIDENTIVIFTGDQGWAGGHGGLFGMGDHTRPTMVTDPMMQVPLIWRHPGAIDAGKTSDLLTCNYDFAPTLLNYLGLGDSIPESTNLPGRDTSGELRGQPLQRSVDDAVFFEFETLRSVRTNDWKLIRRFPNGPDELFDLKNDPEEQYNRIAEQPQVASVLSARLERFFNEHADPKYDLWNGGDAQTVLFEPVPEKKQPLPAVEPPALSEGYAPAELTVPEGYSVELVAGPPMIQHPMMASFDDRGRLFVAESAGLNLRSDDLEEQLPNSIVMLEDTDRDGRFDRRSLFADEMTLPMGAAWHAGSLYVAAPPNIWRLQDTDDDGVADVREKLVSGFGYNGNAASIHGCFVSPDGRIYWCDGRHGHEVKDDAGNVTSKGSGSYIFSCRPDGSDVRAHSGGGMDNPVEVDFTETGDVFGTVNILKTSPREDCLVHWLHGGTYPHSQRVLGEFKRTGDLLEPVFSFGHVAVSGMARYRSGVIDRSFRDDIFVTIFNTGEVVRCTWNEEGSSFRSEMAPFLKSSSPDFHPTDVLEDADGSLLVVDTGGWFRIGCPTSQIAKPEQFGGIYRITRDGVTNLPDPWGHELDWQDPPISDLVRRLRDTRFKVRERAIAECAARGDQAVASLKSTIDRQPYPDGRLGALWALARIGTPAAQAVVRQALTNPFAPMRKAACQILASNPDSEATAGLIELLQDDSPQIRRVAAKALGRTADPAAVGPLLASLSHSVDRSEQHAIIYALIEIDAIDPTRKGLVSESAATRLGALIAIDQLDSGSLTAEEMTRLLDDPDDAVRAAALQIIRQHAEFRDAALATLQQWFGDGRDVTELLAAFLSDPSIAAWAAEQFSSPSLNDSQRRELLTAIARAESPHSASLASVVVKQLADAEDSQRMLVIAAAGNLRSPQIVESLAAIAHDSKTSTSVRLAAVAAASANNKSLDAESFELLIETLADEAAGTDASSAVAILSRAYLTSPQLIALSRQLRGLSPTSLADLLVAYSRDRNPEVALALIEALQSSTHGGLLSEAQVTVAIGGHAPEVRAAADPLLERIRQHAQTTSEKLARWKSKLSSGDPDRGREVFFGKKAQCASCHRVGDTSLAGGAVEGNPIGPDLSRIGRIRGAHDLLEAILFPSASFAREFEPYSVLTSSGQLLNGLLKQTGSIDTVTLQGATGDPIEIDRDEIEQMKPGSVSIMPQGLHESLTDQEMADLIGYLQSLR comes from the coding sequence ATGTTTCTTCGACGCTGCATGCTTGCGATTGGGATTGTTTGTCTTGCGATCGGTACCCGAGTCGCTGCCGACAATCGTCCCAACGTGATCTTTATCTTGACCGACAACCATGGCGCATGGACGCTTGGTTGTTATGGCAACCAAGAGATCAAAACGCCACATCTGGACAAGATGGCTGCTGAAGGTGTTCGCTTCGACAACGCCTTCGCCGTCAATCCGGTCTGTTCGCCCAACCGGGCAACGCTGCTGACCGGCTTGATTCCCAGCCAACATGGCGTGCACAGCTACCTGCACGGCGGACGCTGGCAAACCGGACCTGAAGCTCGCAATACGATCGCCCCGTTCCTGTCGGTCCCTGCGGTCTTGAAGGAATCCGGCTACGCGTGCGGCTTGGTCGGCAAGTGGCATCTGGGCGGCAACATGAGTCCGCAGAGTGGGCTGGACGATTATTGGATCACCAAACCTGTTGGCGGCAGCGGCACGTTTTATGGCGACCAAGTGATCGAAAATGGCAAACAGCGCAGCGAACCGCAATACACCACCGACCTGTGGACCGACCACGCGGTGAAGTTCATCCGCCAGCAGGCAGCGGTCGAGAAGCCGTTTTTCTTGTACCTCGCCTACAACGGTCCCTATGCTTTGAGCAATCTGTTGCTGCGCGAAGGGAAGAACCGACACGTCGAAGCGTATCGCGGGAAGAACTTCGATTCGTTCCCCGATGGCAAGCCGCATCCATGGCAATACAACAACAAGGACTTCCAAAACAATCCGGTCTCGATCTCCCGCGTGGCGACCGAAGTCAGTGGCGTCGACGATGGCGTTGGCGAGATCATGCAGACGCTTGCCGAACTGGGAATCGATGAAAACACCATCGTCATCTTTACCGGAGACCAAGGCTGGGCCGGCGGCCACGGTGGGCTGTTTGGCATGGGCGATCACACGCGTCCCACGATGGTGACCGATCCGATGATGCAGGTGCCGTTGATCTGGCGTCACCCCGGTGCGATCGATGCGGGGAAGACCAGCGATCTGCTGACCTGCAACTACGACTTTGCCCCCACGCTGCTGAACTATCTGGGACTCGGCGATTCGATCCCGGAATCGACCAATTTGCCCGGCCGCGATACCAGCGGCGAACTGCGCGGCCAGCCGTTGCAGCGTTCGGTCGACGATGCGGTCTTCTTCGAATTCGAGACACTTCGTTCGGTCCGCACCAACGACTGGAAATTGATCCGACGCTTTCCCAACGGCCCCGATGAACTGTTCGATCTGAAAAACGATCCCGAAGAGCAATACAACCGGATCGCAGAACAACCGCAAGTCGCTAGCGTTCTGTCGGCGCGGCTGGAGCGATTCTTCAACGAGCACGCCGATCCGAAGTACGACCTCTGGAATGGAGGGGATGCGCAGACGGTGCTGTTCGAGCCGGTACCGGAAAAGAAGCAGCCGTTGCCCGCCGTCGAACCGCCAGCCCTGTCCGAGGGCTACGCTCCGGCAGAGCTCACGGTTCCCGAGGGCTACAGCGTCGAACTGGTCGCCGGTCCGCCGATGATCCAGCATCCGATGATGGCTTCGTTCGATGATCGCGGGCGATTGTTCGTCGCCGAAAGCGCGGGGCTGAACCTGCGCAGCGACGACTTGGAAGAACAGCTCCCCAATTCGATCGTGATGTTGGAGGATACCGATCGCGACGGCCGGTTCGATCGACGCAGTCTGTTTGCCGACGAGATGACGCTGCCGATGGGAGCCGCCTGGCACGCCGGATCGCTGTACGTCGCCGCCCCACCAAATATCTGGCGGTTGCAGGATACCGACGACGATGGCGTCGCCGACGTCCGCGAGAAATTGGTCAGCGGGTTTGGTTACAACGGGAACGCGGCGAGTATTCACGGCTGCTTCGTCTCGCCCGACGGACGGATCTATTGGTGCGATGGCCGGCACGGGCACGAAGTCAAAGACGACGCCGGGAACGTCACCAGCAAGGGTTCGGGATCTTATATCTTCTCCTGCCGTCCCGACGGTTCGGATGTTCGAGCCCATAGCGGCGGCGGGATGGACAATCCTGTCGAAGTCGACTTCACCGAAACGGGCGACGTTTTTGGAACCGTCAATATTCTCAAGACCTCGCCTCGCGAAGACTGCTTGGTTCACTGGCTGCACGGCGGCACCTATCCTCACTCGCAGCGGGTGCTGGGTGAATTCAAGCGGACCGGCGACCTGCTGGAACCAGTTTTTAGTTTTGGCCATGTCGCGGTCTCGGGGATGGCTCGGTATCGCAGTGGCGTGATCGATCGTTCGTTCCGCGACGACATCTTTGTGACGATCTTCAACACCGGCGAGGTGGTCCGCTGCACGTGGAACGAAGAGGGATCGAGTTTCCGTTCGGAGATGGCTCCGTTCCTGAAGTCCTCCTCCCCCGATTTCCATCCGACCGATGTCCTGGAAGATGCCGATGGCAGCTTGTTGGTCGTCGACACTGGCGGCTGGTTTCGCATCGGTTGCCCGACATCACAAATCGCGAAACCGGAGCAGTTTGGCGGCATCTATCGGATCACTCGCGATGGCGTCACAAACCTTCCCGATCCTTGGGGGCATGAACTCGATTGGCAGGATCCACCGATCTCCGACTTGGTGCGACGGTTGCGAGACACGCGGTTTAAGGTTCGCGAGCGAGCGATCGCCGAATGTGCGGCTCGCGGCGACCAAGCCGTTGCGTCGCTGAAGTCGACGATCGATCGGCAGCCTTATCCCGACGGACGCCTTGGTGCGTTGTGGGCGCTAGCGCGGATCGGCACTCCCGCCGCTCAAGCGGTTGTCCGCCAGGCGTTGACCAATCCATTTGCACCGATGCGAAAAGCGGCTTGCCAGATCTTGGCGAGTAACCCCGATTCCGAGGCAACGGCCGGCCTGATCGAATTGTTGCAAGACGATTCGCCCCAGATCCGCCGCGTGGCGGCGAAGGCGTTGGGGCGAACCGCCGATCCGGCCGCTGTCGGTCCGCTGTTGGCATCGCTATCGCACAGCGTCGATCGTTCCGAGCAGCACGCGATCATCTACGCATTGATCGAAATTGATGCGATCGATCCGACGCGCAAGGGCTTGGTTTCCGAATCGGCTGCGACGCGGTTGGGGGCTCTGATCGCGATCGACCAGCTCGACTCCGGCTCCCTGACGGCCGAAGAGATGACGCGTCTGTTGGATGATCCCGACGATGCCGTTCGCGCCGCGGCGCTGCAGATTATTCGCCAGCATGCAGAGTTCCGCGACGCGGCGCTGGCGACGTTGCAGCAGTGGTTCGGCGACGGCCGCGATGTCACCGAACTGTTAGCAGCCTTTCTCTCGGATCCCTCGATCGCCGCCTGGGCTGCGGAGCAATTCAGCTCGCCGTCGTTAAACGACTCGCAGCGCCGCGAATTGCTCACCGCGATCGCCCGCGCCGAATCGCCTCATTCCGCATCGTTGGCATCGGTGGTCGTCAAGCAATTGGCCGACGCGGAGGATTCGCAGCGGATGCTGGTGATCGCTGCAGCGGGTAATTTGCGCAGCCCGCAGATCGTCGAATCGCTCGCCGCGATTGCTCACGATTCGAAAACATCGACCTCGGTTCGGTTGGCCGCCGTCGCCGCCGCTTCGGCAAACAACAAGTCGTTGGACGCCGAATCGTTTGAATTGTTGATCGAGACGTTGGCCGATGAAGCTGCCGGAACCGACGCCAGCAGTGCCGTTGCGATCCTCAGCCGCGCCTACCTGACCTCGCCACAACTGATCGCACTAAGCCGCCAGTTGCGAGGACTCAGTCCCACATCGCTGGCCGATCTGTTGGTCGCCTACAGCCGCGACCGAAACCCCGAGGTGGCGTTGGCCCTGATCGAAGCATTGCAATCGTCGACTCACGGCGGGCTGTTGTCCGAGGCACAGGTCACCGTGGCGATCGGCGGGCATGCTCCCGAGGTGCGAGCTGCTGCCGATCCGTTGTTGGAACGCATCCGCCAGCACGCCCAGACGACTTCGGAAAAACTGGCTCGCTGGAAATCAAAGCTCTCCAGCGGCGATCCGGATCGCGGACGCGAGGTCTTCTTTGGTAAGAAGGCTCAGTGCGCCAGCTGTCACCGCGTTGGCGATACTTCGCTTGCCGGCGGCGCGGTCGAGGGGAATCCGATCGGGCCCGATCTGTCGCGGATCGGCCGGATCCGCGGCGCGCACGATCTGTTGGAAGCGATCCTGTTTCCGTCGGCCAGCTTTGCTCGCGAGTTCGAACCGTACAGCGTGTTGACCAGCTCGGGCCAGCTGCTCAACGGACTTCTGAAGCAAACCGGATCGATCGACACGGTGACGCTTCAAGGAGCGACGGGCGATCCAATCGAGATCGATCGCGACGAGATCGAACAGATGAAACCGGGCAGCGTCTCGATCATGCCGCAAGGACTGCACGAATCATTGACCGACCAAGAGATGGCCGATCTGATCGGGTATCTGCAGTCGCTGCGTTAG